One Gemmatimonadota bacterium DNA segment encodes these proteins:
- a CDS encoding amino acid ABC transporter substrate-binding protein has protein sequence MYRPGNRLLVWFLIFSFVFFVVAVIVEEFALFDSNAEVRPGDPSGSLYEQDAATNGPADVSASGARFDGHPALSGRPLRLVTTTWSPFAGVPGKPRFALDLVEAALERMGIGVDTVVMDEERLSSVLLTGGFDGSAAVWQNEARKGAMIYSRPYLENRLILVGRTGSDVSAASLAGLDGTKVALVAGLAYASVDVTEGGPEFVRSNSDEGGVARLLNGEVDYALLDDLVVQYLISNHGDEARTRLVFGSTPLLARSLHLAVRRSLPEADAIITRFDAEVSAMIADRTYNGLLELDWIRADVDGDGLGEYVPYGNRTGPDPPAHFYELFLSDRPAMGPGMTRRYFLDGSIYEDWSAVPGRYKAVDAGRAGSDPQVAGSDPRVAGSFSFTW, from the coding sequence ATGTACAGACCGGGTAACAGACTGCTGGTATGGTTTCTTATCTTCAGCTTCGTTTTTTTCGTGGTGGCGGTGATCGTGGAGGAGTTCGCATTGTTCGATTCCAATGCGGAAGTCCGGCCAGGCGACCCATCGGGAAGCCTGTACGAGCAGGACGCCGCTACGAATGGTCCGGCAGATGTGTCTGCCTCTGGCGCGCGATTCGACGGTCATCCCGCGCTGTCAGGCCGGCCGTTGCGACTGGTGACGACAACATGGTCGCCTTTTGCCGGCGTGCCGGGAAAACCCAGGTTCGCCCTCGACCTGGTCGAAGCGGCCCTGGAGCGCATGGGCATCGGCGTCGATACGGTCGTCATGGACGAAGAAAGGTTGTCGTCCGTGTTGCTGACCGGAGGGTTCGACGGAAGTGCGGCAGTCTGGCAGAATGAAGCGCGGAAAGGCGCGATGATCTACTCCCGGCCGTATCTGGAGAACCGGCTGATCCTCGTGGGGCGGACGGGCAGTGACGTATCCGCTGCCTCCCTGGCCGGCCTCGACGGAACGAAGGTCGCCCTGGTCGCCGGGCTCGCCTACGCAAGTGTGGACGTGACTGAGGGCGGGCCGGAATTCGTCCGCTCGAACAGCGACGAGGGCGGTGTCGCAAGACTCCTGAACGGCGAGGTGGATTACGCGCTGTTGGACGACCTGGTCGTCCAGTACCTCATCTCCAATCACGGAGACGAAGCGCGGACACGTCTGGTGTTTGGCTCGACGCCGCTGCTCGCGCGATCGCTTCACCTCGCCGTACGCCGTTCGCTTCCGGAAGCCGATGCGATCATCACGCGATTTGACGCCGAGGTAAGCGCCATGATAGCCGACCGGACCTATAACGGCCTGCTCGAGCTCGACTGGATCCGGGCGGACGTCGACGGCGACGGTCTCGGCGAGTACGTCCCATACGGCAATCGGACCGGTCCGGACCCGCCTGCGCATTTCTACGAACTCTTTCTGTCGGACAGGCCGGCCATGGGACCCGGTATGACGCGGCGGTATTTTCTGGACGGCAGTATCTACGAAGACTGGTCGGCGGTGCCAGGCCGGTACAAGGCCGTGGACGCCGGCAGGGCCGGGTCCGATCCGCAAGTGGCCGGGTCCGATCCGCGGGTGGCCGGATCATTCAGTTTCACGTGGTAG
- a CDS encoding DUF4956 domain-containing protein has product MQGSGLLDHIIIRLVVYYIASFLFFAALWELLPGVFLEFQVAERIEDSSLPALDFEQFEADAGLSQVFVPVTMSLLFSFLFALPVVWVYRWTRPRKKYDQAFAQTLLVVPIAIALVVFLVKDSIALAFSIAGIVAAVRFRTSLNETMDAIYMFIVIGIGLAAGIQYGSVAILASVAFNAVVLVVWRMNWGAEPAVLSGLRLVHPPGGHQLPDGSDPQSDKKAKPFTSRLRVHTSRTEAAQQAAEALLATHAARWQFAGVVEQKDDASIVEFDVRMKKKADPDAFTSALEKITEGHAAKVELEERPQP; this is encoded by the coding sequence ATGCAAGGATCTGGCCTGCTCGACCATATCATTATACGGCTCGTGGTTTACTATATCGCCTCGTTTCTGTTTTTCGCGGCCCTGTGGGAACTGCTTCCGGGGGTCTTCCTCGAATTTCAGGTGGCCGAACGGATCGAAGACAGCTCCCTCCCGGCCCTGGATTTCGAACAGTTCGAGGCCGACGCGGGCCTGTCCCAGGTGTTTGTTCCGGTGACCATGTCGTTGCTGTTTTCCTTTCTCTTCGCCCTGCCCGTGGTCTGGGTCTATCGCTGGACGCGGCCCCGCAAGAAATACGACCAGGCCTTTGCCCAGACCCTCCTCGTCGTCCCCATCGCGATCGCCCTCGTCGTGTTTCTCGTGAAGGACAGCATCGCCCTCGCCTTCAGTATCGCGGGTATTGTCGCCGCGGTACGCTTCCGCACGTCGCTGAACGAGACCATGGACGCCATCTATATGTTCATCGTCATCGGCATCGGGCTGGCCGCCGGGATCCAGTACGGTTCGGTGGCGATCCTGGCCTCGGTGGCTTTCAATGCCGTCGTACTCGTCGTCTGGCGCATGAACTGGGGCGCGGAGCCCGCGGTACTGTCCGGGCTCAGACTGGTGCATCCGCCCGGTGGGCACCAGTTGCCTGACGGGAGCGATCCCCAGTCGGACAAAAAAGCGAAACCGTTCACCTCCAGGCTCAGGGTACATACGTCGCGGACCGAAGCAGCGCAGCAGGCCGCCGAAGCGCTGCTGGCGACCCATGCCGCGCGTTGGCAGTTCGCGGGGGTAGTGGAACAGAAAGACGACGCTTCGATCGTCGAGTTCGACGTCCGAATGAAAAAGAAGGCGGACCCGGACGCATTCACCTCGGCGCTTGAGAAAATCACCGAGGGTCATGCCGCAAAGGTGGAGTTGGAGGAGCGGCCGCAACCCTGA